Proteins encoded within one genomic window of Gadus macrocephalus chromosome 18, ASM3116895v1:
- the fkbp10b gene encoding peptidyl-prolyl cis-trans isomerase FKBP10: MFAVCVLILVLNALFCVECNPSPVGDVVVERYSTPAACPREVKNGDHVRYHYNVTLLDGKTFDSSHQKGVPKVGLIGEGRLIAGIEKGIVGMCINERRKVTVPSHLAYGAAGAGDVVPPDATLVFDLHLLDLWNNADMVVTKTISTPKDCRRSIMRTDFARYHFNGTLLDGTLFDSSYAREQTHDSLVGEGWLIKGLDEGLLGMCVGEIRTVVIPPFKGYGEKGLGQEVPSQATLIYSILLVDIHNAKDNITVENQVVPESCTRKSVVGDYMRYHYNGTFLNGVTFDTSYQRNTTYNTYIGMGYVITGMDQGLLDVCVGETRRVIIPPHLAYGEQGAGKDIPGSAVLVFDVDIIDFHNPKDNITVEIISKPEICNETSDANDLIHYHYNCSLMDGTLLFASGNYENHQEALLGADKVIDGLDQGLRGMCVGEKRVVTVPPHLGHGEKGATGVPGSAVLVFELELIDLAKGVPPGYLFVWLGESPQELFDSLDMNKNKEVPEEEFGEFIKLQVAEGKGRMKPGMDPEEIIADMFKNQDRNHDGLITPDELKLKVEEDQEREAAQHTEL, translated from the exons ATGTTCGCCGTGTGCGTTTTGATTTTGGTGCTCAATGCGCTGTTTTGCGTGGAGTGCAACCCAAGTCCCGTCGGAGATGTAGTCGTGGAGAGGTATTCAACGCCTGCGGCGTGTCCCAGAGAGGTGAAGAATGGAGATCATGTTCGGTATCACTACAACGTGACTCTGCTCGACGGGAAAACATTCGACTCAAG CCATCAAAAAGGAGTACCCAAGGTTGGACTGATCGGGGAAGGCCGTCTGATCGCAGGCATCGAGAAGGGGATCGTGGGCATGTGCATCAACGAGCGCAGGAAAGTCACCGTCCCTTCACACCTGGCCTATGGCGCTGCCGGTGCAG GTGATGTGGTACCTCCAGATGCCACCCTGGTGTTTGACCTTCATCTGTTGGACCTGTGGAACAACGCTGACATGGTGGTCACCAAAACCATCTCCACCCCCAAAGACTGCCGCCGCTCCATCATGCGCACCGACTTTGCTCGCTACCACTTCAACGGCACGCTGCTCGACGGCACGCTCTTCGACTCCAG CTACGCCCGCGAGCAGACCCACGACTCCCTGGTGGGCGAGGGCTGGCTGATCAAGGGCCTGGACGAGGGTCTGCTGGgcatgtgtgtgggagagatcCGCACCGTGGTTATCCCTCCCTTCAAAGGCTACGGAGAGAAGGGACTGG GCCAGGAGGTGCCGTCCCAGGCCACCCTGATCTACAGCATCCTGCTGGTGGACATCCACAACGCCAAGGACAACATCACGGTGGAGAACCAGGTGGTTCCTGAGTCCTGCACGCGCAAGTCGGTGGTCGGAGACTACATGCGCTACCACTACAACGGAACCTTCCTGAACGGGGTCACCTTCGACACCAG CTACCAGAGGAACACCACCTACAACACCTACATCGGCATGGGCTACGTCATCACCGGTATGGACCAGGGGCTCCTcgacgtgtgtgtgggcgagaCCAGGAGGGTCATCATCCCGCCACACCTCGCCTACGGCGAACAAGGAGCCG GCAAGGACATCCCTGGCTCTGCCGTGCTGGTCTTTGACGTGGACATCATCGACTTCCACAACCCCAAGGACAACATCACCGTGGAGATCATCTCCAAGCCAGAGATCTGCAACGAGACCAGCGACGCCAACGACCTCATCCACTACCACTACAACTGCTCCCTCATGGACGGCACCCTGCTGTTCGCCTC AGGGAACTACGAGAACCACCAGGAGGCGCTGCTGGGAGCCGACAAGGTGATCGACGGCCTGGACCAGGGCCTGAGGGGCATGTGTGTCGGGGAGAAGAGGGTGGTCACCGTACCCCCCCACCTGGGACATGGAGAGAAAGGAG ccaccGGAGTGCCGGGCAGCGCGGTGTTGGTGTTTGAGCTGGAGCTGATAGACCTGGCGAAGGGTGTCCCCCCCGGATACCTGTTCGTCTGGCTGGGAGAAAGCCCCCAGGAGCTGTTTGACTCCCTGGACATGAACAAGAACAAGGAGGTgcctgaggaggag TTCGGAGAGTTCATCAAGCTGCAGGTGGCAGAGGGCAAAGGTCGCATGAAGCCCGGCATGGACCCAGAGGAGATCATCGCCGACATGTTCAAGAACCAGGACAGGAACCACGACGGGCTGATCACCCCCGACGAGCTGAagctgaaggtggaggaggaccaggagcgAGAGGCCGCCCAACACACCGAGCTGTGA